From a region of the Listeria monocytogenes ATCC 19117 genome:
- the trmFO gene encoding FADH(2)-oxidizing methylenetetrahydrofolate--tRNA-(uracil(54)-C(5))-methyltransferase TrmFO has protein sequence MEKSVNVIGAGLAGSEAAWQLVKRGVKVDLYEMRPVKQTPAHHTDKFAELVCTNSLRANGLTNAVGVIKEEMRILDSIIIEAADKASVPAGGALAVDRHEFSGYITDKVKNHPLVTVHTEEVTTIPEGPTIIATGPLTSPALADEIKQLTGEEYLYFYDAAAPIIEKDSIDMDKVYLKSRYDKGEAAYLNCPMSEEEFNAFYEALVTAETAALKEFEKEVFFEGCMPIEVMAKRGIKTMLFGPLKPVGLEDPKTGKRPYAVLQLRQDDAAGTLYNMVGFQTHLKWGEQKRVFGMIPGLENAEIVRYGVMHRNTFINSPTVLEPTYQLKTRNDLFFAGQMTGVEGYVESAASGLAAGINAANFVEEKELVVFPAETAIGSLAHYITSASKKSFQPMNVNFGLFPELETKIRAKQERNEKLAERALNAIKRVAEEL, from the coding sequence ATGGAAAAGAGTGTTAATGTAATTGGAGCAGGTTTAGCAGGAAGTGAAGCAGCATGGCAGTTAGTAAAACGTGGGGTAAAGGTGGATTTATACGAAATGAGACCGGTAAAACAAACTCCGGCACATCATACAGATAAATTTGCAGAGCTAGTATGTACGAATTCCTTGCGAGCTAACGGTCTAACGAATGCTGTAGGAGTTATTAAAGAAGAAATGCGGATACTTGATTCTATTATCATTGAAGCCGCTGACAAAGCATCTGTACCAGCTGGAGGGGCACTTGCGGTTGATCGACATGAATTTTCTGGTTATATTACAGACAAGGTGAAAAATCATCCACTCGTAACAGTGCATACGGAAGAAGTAACTACTATTCCAGAAGGTCCAACAATTATTGCGACCGGTCCACTTACAAGTCCTGCGCTTGCTGATGAAATTAAACAATTAACAGGGGAAGAGTATCTTTACTTTTATGATGCAGCAGCACCAATAATTGAAAAAGATAGCATTGATATGGATAAAGTTTATTTGAAATCCCGCTATGATAAAGGAGAAGCTGCTTACTTAAACTGCCCGATGTCAGAAGAAGAATTCAATGCTTTTTATGAAGCATTAGTAACGGCTGAAACGGCTGCTTTAAAAGAATTTGAAAAAGAAGTGTTTTTCGAAGGATGTATGCCAATCGAAGTAATGGCAAAACGCGGAATTAAAACGATGTTATTTGGTCCATTAAAGCCCGTTGGTTTGGAAGATCCAAAAACTGGAAAAAGACCTTATGCTGTGTTGCAACTTAGACAAGATGATGCAGCGGGAACACTTTACAACATGGTAGGTTTCCAAACGCACCTTAAATGGGGTGAGCAAAAACGTGTTTTCGGAATGATTCCAGGACTTGAAAATGCTGAAATTGTACGTTATGGTGTAATGCACCGTAACACATTTATTAACTCACCAACTGTACTTGAACCAACTTACCAACTGAAAACACGCAATGATTTGTTCTTTGCTGGACAAATGACAGGTGTAGAGGGATATGTTGAATCCGCGGCTAGTGGACTTGCGGCGGGGATTAATGCGGCCAATTTTGTAGAGGAAAAAGAACTAGTGGTTTTCCCGGCAGAAACGGCGATTGGTAGTCTAGCCCATTACATTACGAGTGCTAGTAAAAAATCGTTCCAACCAATGAATGTTAATTTTGGACTCTTCCCAGAGCTTGAAACAAAAATTCGTGCAAAACAAGAACGTAATGAAAAATTAGCTGAAAGAGCGCTAAATGCAATAAAAAGGGTTGCAGAAGAACTATAA
- the xerC gene encoding tyrosine recombinase XerC: MIQEGKLEQQFFDYLHSERNYSVNTSTAYENDLLDFRRFLNEQAITTYQQVTFLDVRIYLTELKQKSFSRTTVARKISSLRSFYTFLLRENVINENPFTYVSHAKNQLRLPKFFYSEEMEALFQVVYEDNETLTLRDRVLLEVLYGTGIRVSECAGILLPDLDTSYQAILIRGKGNKERYVPFGVYAEDAITDYLPERANLMSRYKKSHDALLVNHYGDPLTTRGIRYCLSKIISKASLTRKIHPHMLRHTFATDLLNNGADMRTVQELLGHASLSSTQIYTHVTKEHLKSTYMKHHPRA, encoded by the coding sequence ATGATACAAGAGGGGAAGTTAGAGCAACAGTTCTTTGACTATCTTCACTCAGAACGTAATTATTCAGTGAACACTAGTACAGCTTATGAAAATGATTTACTTGATTTTCGCCGCTTTTTAAATGAACAAGCTATTACCACATATCAGCAAGTTACTTTTCTAGATGTGCGTATTTATTTGACGGAATTAAAGCAAAAATCTTTTTCTCGTACAACCGTAGCTAGAAAAATTTCAAGTTTACGGAGTTTTTACACTTTTCTTTTAAGAGAGAATGTTATTAACGAAAATCCGTTTACTTACGTATCACATGCGAAAAATCAGTTAAGGCTTCCCAAATTTTTCTATTCAGAAGAAATGGAAGCTTTGTTTCAAGTGGTCTATGAAGATAATGAAACGCTTACATTGCGAGATAGAGTGCTTTTAGAGGTGTTATATGGTACGGGAATTCGGGTGAGTGAATGTGCTGGAATACTGTTGCCTGACTTAGATACATCTTATCAAGCCATCCTCATACGCGGAAAAGGGAATAAAGAACGATATGTGCCATTCGGGGTGTATGCAGAAGATGCGATTACAGATTATTTGCCAGAACGTGCCAATCTTATGTCTCGCTATAAAAAGTCACATGATGCTTTACTTGTGAATCATTACGGTGATCCTTTGACGACCAGGGGCATTAGGTATTGCTTGTCGAAAATAATTAGTAAAGCTTCATTAACTCGGAAAATTCATCCGCATATGTTACGCCACACGTTTGCAACAGACTTACTTAATAACGGGGCGGATATGCGGACGGTACAAGAGTTACTTGGGCACGCTAGCTTATCATCCACCCAGATCTATACGCACGTGACAAAAGAGCATTTAAAGTCTACTTATATGAAACATCATCCTAGGGCTTAA
- the hslV gene encoding ATP-dependent protease subunit HslV, producing the protein MELHATTIFAVQHDGKAAMAGDGQVTLGESVVMKHTAKKVRRLFHDKVIAGFAGSVADAFTLFEKFEAKLNEYNGNLERASVELAQQWRSDSVLRKLEAMLIVMDKDTLLLVSGTGEVIEPDDGILAIGSGGNYALAAGRALKRHNGGQMEAKDIARHALEIASEICVFTNDHITVEEL; encoded by the coding sequence ATGGAATTGCACGCTACAACGATATTTGCGGTTCAACATGACGGAAAAGCAGCGATGGCTGGAGACGGTCAAGTGACGCTTGGTGAATCGGTCGTAATGAAACATACCGCCAAAAAAGTTCGCCGTCTTTTTCATGATAAAGTAATTGCTGGATTTGCAGGTTCAGTCGCAGATGCTTTTACTTTATTTGAAAAATTTGAAGCGAAATTGAATGAATATAATGGTAACTTAGAAAGAGCATCAGTCGAACTTGCTCAACAATGGCGCAGTGACAGTGTTTTAAGAAAATTAGAAGCTATGCTAATCGTGATGGACAAAGATACACTACTTTTAGTTTCAGGGACAGGAGAAGTTATTGAACCAGACGATGGTATTTTAGCTATCGGTTCTGGAGGTAATTATGCGCTAGCCGCTGGGCGAGCACTTAAAAGACATAATGGTGGTCAAATGGAAGCAAAGGATATCGCTCGTCATGCGCTAGAAATCGCTTCTGAAATTTGTGTGTTTACAAATGATCATATTACAGTAGAAGAGCTTTGA
- the hslU gene encoding ATP-dependent protease ATPase subunit HslU produces MTNITLMNQLTPKQIVEKLDQYIIGQTGAKKSVAVALRNRYRRQLMDESIRDEIIPKNILMIGPTGVGKTEIARRIAKIVRAPFSKVEATKFTEVGYVGRDVESMVRDLVEVSVRLVKEEKMQLVRVKAEKNAEKRLIKLLAPSQKKKQTTSQNPLEALFGGMNQPDESPEEEVDQELKNKRSQIEWRLQNGELDDEIVTVEVKEQQNPMLDMMRGAGMDQMNGMQDALSGMFPAKKKKRKVTVREAKKILFEDEASKLIDADELAAEGIHRAEQMGMIFIDEIDKIASKEGGGNAQVSREGVQRDILPIVEGSQISTKYGTVNTEYILFIAAGAFHMSKPSDLIPELQGRFPIRIELDKLTQEDFYKILTEPDNALIKQYKALLKTEGIDLIFTKEAVERIAEIAFQVNQDSDNIGARRLHTILEKLLEDLLFEAPEINMESIKVTENYVNEKLAPIMQNKDLTQFIL; encoded by the coding sequence TTGACAAATATAACGTTAATGAACCAGTTGACACCAAAGCAAATTGTTGAAAAACTGGATCAATATATTATTGGACAAACCGGAGCGAAGAAATCAGTTGCAGTAGCACTAAGAAATCGTTACCGTAGACAACTAATGGATGAATCAATCCGTGATGAAATTATTCCGAAAAACATTCTGATGATTGGACCAACAGGTGTTGGTAAAACAGAAATAGCACGTCGAATTGCCAAAATTGTTCGTGCTCCTTTTTCCAAAGTAGAGGCTACTAAATTCACGGAAGTTGGCTATGTCGGTCGCGATGTAGAATCAATGGTTCGTGACTTAGTGGAGGTATCTGTTCGTTTAGTAAAAGAAGAAAAAATGCAATTAGTTCGTGTTAAAGCAGAAAAAAATGCAGAGAAACGTCTGATTAAACTTTTAGCGCCAAGCCAAAAGAAAAAACAAACAACATCGCAAAATCCGTTAGAAGCGCTTTTCGGCGGCATGAATCAACCAGATGAATCTCCTGAGGAAGAAGTAGATCAAGAATTAAAGAATAAACGTAGCCAAATTGAATGGCGTCTACAAAACGGCGAGCTTGATGATGAAATAGTAACAGTAGAAGTAAAAGAACAGCAAAATCCAATGCTTGATATGATGCGCGGCGCTGGAATGGACCAAATGAATGGTATGCAGGATGCGCTTTCGGGCATGTTCCCAGCGAAAAAGAAAAAACGCAAAGTAACCGTACGTGAAGCGAAGAAAATTCTTTTTGAAGATGAAGCATCAAAATTAATTGATGCAGATGAACTTGCAGCAGAGGGCATTCATCGTGCGGAACAAATGGGTATGATTTTTATCGATGAAATTGATAAAATTGCTAGTAAAGAAGGCGGCGGAAATGCACAAGTTTCGCGGGAAGGCGTCCAAAGAGACATTCTTCCAATCGTGGAGGGGTCGCAAATTTCTACTAAATATGGTACAGTCAACACGGAGTACATTTTATTTATCGCAGCAGGGGCTTTCCATATGTCTAAACCAAGCGATTTAATTCCAGAGCTTCAAGGCCGGTTCCCAATTAGAATTGAGCTGGATAAATTAACTCAAGAAGATTTCTACAAAATCTTAACAGAACCAGACAATGCACTAATTAAACAATACAAAGCTTTACTGAAAACAGAAGGAATTGACTTGATTTTCACCAAAGAAGCCGTAGAAAGAATTGCCGAGATTGCATTCCAAGTTAATCAAGATTCAGATAATATCGGAGCAAGAAGACTTCATACCATTTTAGAAAAATTACTAGAAGATTTACTATTTGAAGCACCAGAAATCAATATGGAATCTATTAAAGTAACAGAAAACTATGTTAATGAAAAACTTGCACCAATTATGCAGAATAAAGATTTAACACAATTTATTTTATAA
- the codY gene encoding GTP-sensing pleiotropic transcriptional regulator CodY, which translates to MTLLEKTRKINAMLQNAAGKTVNFKEMADTLTDVIEANTYIVSRKGKLLGYSEALPIENDRMKQMLTERQFPEEYTQSLFNVGETSSNLEVSSQYTAFPIENSELFTKGLTTIVPIVGGGERLGTLILSRLESNFTDDDLLLAEYGGTVVGMEILHEKAEEIEEEARSRAVVQMAISSLSYSELEAIEHIFDELNGKEGLLVASKIADRVGITRSVIVNALRKLESAGVIDSRSLGMKGTFIRVLNDKFLVELEKLKNN; encoded by the coding sequence ATGACTTTATTAGAAAAAACAAGAAAAATTAATGCTATGTTACAAAATGCTGCAGGAAAAACAGTAAACTTCAAAGAAATGGCAGATACACTTACAGACGTCATTGAAGCAAACACATATATCGTAAGCCGTAAAGGTAAATTACTTGGCTATTCTGAAGCACTTCCAATCGAAAATGATCGTATGAAACAAATGCTAACAGAACGCCAATTTCCAGAAGAATATACGCAAAGCCTTTTCAATGTAGGCGAAACTTCTTCTAACTTAGAAGTATCAAGCCAATATACTGCTTTTCCAATCGAAAACAGTGAATTATTCACAAAAGGTTTAACAACTATCGTACCTATCGTAGGTGGTGGTGAGCGTCTTGGAACACTTATCCTATCTCGCTTAGAAAGCAATTTCACTGATGATGATTTACTTTTAGCGGAATATGGTGGAACAGTTGTTGGAATGGAAATCTTGCATGAAAAAGCAGAAGAAATTGAAGAAGAAGCTCGTAGCCGTGCCGTTGTGCAAATGGCGATTAGCTCTCTTTCTTACAGTGAGTTAGAAGCTATTGAGCATATTTTCGATGAGTTGAATGGTAAAGAAGGTCTTCTTGTTGCCTCTAAAATCGCGGACCGTGTCGGCATTACACGTTCTGTAATCGTAAATGCACTTCGTAAATTAGAAAGTGCAGGCGTTATTGATTCTCGCTCACTAGGAATGAAAGGTACATTTATCCGTGTACTTAATGATAAATTCCTTGTAGAACTAGAAAAATTGAAAAACAACTAA
- a CDS encoding acyl-CoA thioesterase, with amino-acid sequence MEIAETTIEVRYAETDQMGVVYHNNYLVWMEIGRTRLIEKLGFRYFDMEEAGYLSPVLDVHIHYGKPLRYGQKAVVKTWIKGYDGLRVTYGYEICYEDTNEVAITGETQHVCVTKEDFRPVSLRRTFPNWHEAYLKALE; translated from the coding sequence ATGGAAATCGCTGAAACAACCATTGAAGTACGCTATGCAGAAACCGATCAAATGGGCGTTGTTTATCATAACAATTACCTTGTATGGATGGAAATCGGCCGAACAAGATTAATTGAAAAATTAGGTTTTCGTTATTTTGATATGGAAGAGGCTGGTTATCTTTCTCCGGTATTAGATGTGCATATTCATTACGGAAAACCACTGCGTTACGGACAGAAGGCAGTTGTAAAAACATGGATAAAAGGGTATGATGGACTTCGTGTTACTTATGGTTATGAAATTTGCTATGAAGATACGAATGAAGTAGCCATTACAGGAGAAACACAGCATGTATGTGTAACGAAAGAAGATTTCCGCCCTGTATCGTTAAGAAGAACATTTCCGAATTGGCATGAAGCCTATCTAAAAGCTTTAGAATAA